The Mesoterricola silvestris sequence CTGATGGACCTGCCGCTGCCGGTGGACGATCCCCACCTGCGCATCGTCGTGGTGGGTTCCAGCGGCGCGCGGACCCTGGGCGGCAGGCTGGGCAGCTTCCTGGGTTCGGCGCCGGGGGATCTGGCGGCCCACCTGTTGGCTGCCTTCGCGGGCGCCCTCCTGGAGGGCATCGCCCAGGGACTGGGGGGCGGGGCCGCCGGGAAGCCGATCCTGCCGCTTCGGCCCGGTGCATCCGCTCGCCTTGCAGGGGGGACGGCTTTCGCCTTGGCGGCCAGCCAGGGCTGGATCCGGGTGGCCTCGGGCACCGGGTACCTCCTGGGGGATTCCGCCCATCCCCTGGATGCTTCCCTGGGCCCCATTCCGCTGGTGCGGGGAATATGGCTTGAGATGGGGGAAGCGGACGGGGCCGTGGAGGTGCTTGGGCTGGATGAATGGCCGGAGGACACGCGGCTGGGGGACGTACTGGATCGGATGGTCCCTTGCCTGATGAGTTGGAAGGGCCGCCGCTACACCCTCGGTGAGCGGGATCATCTGGGGCGTCAGCGGCGGCAGGAGGACGCGGAACGGGACCGGCTGCGCCGAAGTCTGGCGGCCCTCGCATCCCTTACCGGCCGCGTCGCGGGGGTGGAGGCGGCCCCGGCCTCCAGCGAAATGCTGACGGCCTGCCGCCTGACGGGAGCCCATGCGGGCATCACCTTCCAGGAGCCCCCCCGGTGGGTCCTGGAGGATCCCTCCCGGGACCTCCTCACGGCCATCTGCCGGGCCTCGCGGGTGCGGGCGCGGGAGGTGGTCCTGCGGGGAACGTGGTGGAAGCGGGATGCCGGCGCGATCCTGGCCTTCCTGGACGAGGGCCGGGTTCCGGTGGCCCTGCTGCCGCAAAGGCGCGGCGGCGGCTATTTCCTGGCCCGGGAACCGGGGTCCCCCCCCGTTCCCCTGGATCCGGACCTGGCGGCGCGCCTCCATCCCTTCGGGTACACCTTCTACCGGCCGGGGCCCCCGGGGCCCATGGGGGCCCTGGATCTGCTCAGGCTCGCGGGGCCTTCGGTGCGCAACGACCTGGGGTGGGTCCTGGCCATGGCCCTTTTCGGCGGCGTGGCCGGAATGGCCCTTCCCATGGCCCTGGGGCAGATCATGGCCCAGGCGATTCCCCAGGCCGACGTGCGCACCGTGGGCACCCTGTTCGTCACCCTTGCGGCCCTGACGATCAGCGTCACCCTCCTGGACCTGAGCCGGGGCATCGCGATGCTGCGCATCGAGGGGCGGACGGCGGTGTCGTTGCAGGCCGCGGTGGTGGACCGTCTCCTGACCCTGCCGGCGAAGTTCTTCCGTGGCCACACGGTGGGCGACCTCGTCCTGCGGGCGACGGCCGTGGAGAAGGCCCAGATGGTCCTTTCGGGGGCCGCGGTCACCGGACTCCTGGGAGCCGCGTTCTCGGGCACCCAGATCCTCCTCCTGTTCGCGTTCGACCCGACCCTGGCCTGGGTGGCTCTGGGGCTGGTCCTGGCCATCCTCGGCGTGTTCGCGGGGGTCGTGGCGCGGCGCAACCGGCTGGAGGCGCTCCGGCGGGATGCGGACCGGGCCCTCACGGGCCTGGCCTGCCAGCTCCTGACGGGGGTGGTCAAGCTGCGGGTGGCCGCGGCGGAGGGGCGGGGGTTCGCCATCTGGTGCGAGCGCCTCCTGAACGCCCAGCGGGTGGAAAAGCGGGACGCCGGCTGGCACCAGGGTCTGACCGTGGTCACGGGTTCCCTGCCCTTCGTTTCGACGCTGGTGCTCATGGCCGCCGTGGACCTGTGGCGCACGGGGCCCGGCGGCGGCATCCAGCCCGCGGCGTTCATGGCCTTCAACGCGGCCTTTTCCAGTGCGATGGCCGCCGCCGTGACCCTGGGGGGATCCCTGTCCCTGCTGCCCCAGGTCAAGCCCATCTTCGACCAGGCCCGGCCCATCCTGGAGGCCGAGCCCGAGGTGGATCCCCAGAAGCCCGACCCGGGCCGCCTCAGGGGGGGCCTGGAGATCAGCCGGGTCTCCTTCCGGTACCTTCCGGAGGGTCCGCCCATCCTCCGGGATATCTCCCTCCACGCCCATCCGGGGGAATTCGTCGCCCTGGCCGGGCCTTCGGGAAGCGGCAAATCCACGCTGCTGCGGCTGCTGCTGGGCTTCGAGCGCCCTGAAACGGGCGTGGTCCGCTACGACGAGCACGACCTGGACGCCGTGGACGTCGGCAGCCTGCGCAGCCAGATCGGCGTGGTCCTCCAGGGGAGCCGGCTCCTGGGGGGAAGCATCTGGCAGAACATCGTCGGATCGAGCCTGCGCACCCTGGATGAAGCCTGGGCGGCCGCAGAGGCGGCGGGCCTGGCCGACGACATCCGGGAAATGCCCATGGGCATGCACACGGCCCTTGCCGATGGGGGCGGCACCCTATCCGGCGGCCAGCGCCAGAAGCTTCTCATCGCCAGGGCCCTGGTCCACAAACCCCGCATCATCCTCTTCGACGAGGCCACCAGCGCCCTGGACAACCGCACCCAGGCCACCGTGAGCCGCAGCCTGGACCGCCTCAACGCCACGCGCCTGGTCATCGCCCACCGCCTGAGCACCATCCGGAACGCGGACCGGATCTACGTCCTGGACCAGGGGCGCCTGGTCCAGGACGGGACCTTCCGGGAGCTGGGGGAACGGGCGGGCCTGTTCCGGGACCTGGCCCTGCGGCAGCGGGTCCAGTAATCGCACCTGTCCCGGACGTACGCCCCGGTTCGCTGCTGCGGGCCAAGCCCGCAGCAACGGAAGGCTGTCACCCCATGGTTGGGCCTGTGTTTCACCCATTGGCCCCGACCCACCTCGGGGCCTCTCTTCGCGTGCTGCGAGGAGGGCCTTGGACCGCGCCAACGCTAATCAGCAAAGCGACCTCGTCTCGAACCGGGCCTTCGGCAGGTCCGGGTTCGAGCTGACTTCAAAAGGGTGTGGCGGGTGCACACCATTCAGCGTCGGCGCCCACCGGCACCGGGAGGGCCATCGCGAAGCAAACCCACAAACCCATGGGAGCCGCTCTCCTCGCCTGGGCCTTCCAGGAGAGCCCTTTCCTACCGGATTCCCTTCTGCTCAACGAAGTGGGTTGGGCGCAGCACAGCCCCAACGTCTCTTCCGCACCCCCCCGTCATCGCCGGCTTGGCCGGCGATGACGGAACAGGGCGAACGTCCGGGACACGTACGATTACGTGGCCAGGCCCCTAGCAGACCTGGTGCATCCAGCCGTTCAGGTCGGCGTCCACGCCGTGCTGGAGGTTGAGCAGGGCCTCCCGCAGCTGGCTGGCCACGGGGCCGGTTTCGCCGCGGTTGATCTGCCACTCGCCATGGGCGGACTTCACGGTGCCGATGGGGGTGATGACGGCGGCGGTGCCGCAGGCGAAGGCTTCGGTCATGCGGCCCTCCAGGATGGCCTCCCGCCAGTCGTCCACGGAGATGCGGCGCTCCTCGGCGCGGAAGCCGAGCTTCTTCGCGATCTCCAGCAGGCTGAGGCGGGTGATGCCGGGCAGGAGGGTGCCGGTGAGCATGGGGGTGACCACGACGGTCTCCCCGCCTTCCTTGTAGACGAAGAAGATGTTCATGCCGCCCATCTCCTCGATGTACCGGCGATGCACGGCGTCCAGCCAGACCACCTGGTCGCAGCCTTCGGCCTTGGCTTCGGTCTGGGCCACGAGGCTGGCGGCATAGTTGCCGGCGCACTTGGCCGAGCCGGTGCCGCCGGGCGCGGCGCGCACGTAGTTCTCGGAGATCCACACGGTCACCGGCTTGACGCCCTGGGGGAAGTAGGCGCCCGAGGGGGAGGCGATGAGGATGAACAGGTACTCCTTGGCGGCCTTGACGCCCAGGGCCGCTTCGGTGGCGATCATGAAGGGGCGCAGGTAGAGGCTTTCGCCGATGGCGTTGGGGACCCAGTCCTTTTCCTGGCGGATGAGGATGTCCGCGGCTTCCACGAAGAGATCCACGGGCAGCTCGGGCATGGCCAGGCGGCGGGCGGAGGCGTTGAAGCGGTGGGCGTTGGATTCCGGGCGGAAGGTCTTGACGTGGCCATCGGGCTGGCGGTAGGCCTTGAAGCCCTCGAAGATCGCCTGGCCGTAGTGCAGGACGCTGGCCGCGGGATCCAGGACGATGGGGCCGTAGGGCTTCAGCACGCCCTTGCCCCAGCCCAGCTCCTCGCTGTAGGGGATGACCACCATGTGCTCGGTGAAGATCTTGCCGAAGCCCGGGTTCTGCATGCGCTTCGCCCGCTCTTCCGATGACAGGGGCTCGCGGGCGAGCTGGACGTCGAAGCGCGCGGTGTTGGAGGTGGAGAGGGCGGTCATGGCAGCTCCTTCGGAGGCGAGACGCCGGGACGGGCATGGATGAGCCCGCCCAGGCGCTCGATGGCTTCGCGGGTCACGCTGGGCGCATGGGTTGAGAAATTGAGACGGAGGCAGTTGGTGCCCCGTCCATCCGGAAAGAAGAGGGGACCCGGGGCGAAGCCCAGCCCGTGGGAGATGGCCTCGCGGTGCAGGTCGAGGGCGGAGACGTCCTCGGGCAGCACCACCCAGAGGTGCATGCCGCCCTTGGGCTCGGTGACTTCGGCGTCCCGGGGGAAACTGGCCTGGATGGCCTCCAGCATGGCGTCCCGGCGCTCCCGGAGGGCCTTGCGGATCCGCACCAGGTGGCGCCGGAAGCCGCCGGATTCCAGGAAGTGGCCGATCACGGCCTGGGAGAGGGTGGGCAGGGCGATGGTGTGCACCTCCTGCACCAGGGCCAGGCGGCCCAGCACCGCGTCGGGGGCGATGATGTAGCCCAGGCGCAGGCCCGCGGCCACGGATTTGGAGAAGCTGCCCAGGTGGATGACGTGCTCGGCCCCCGGCAGGCTCCGGAAGGAGGGCGTGCGGCCGCCGATGAACCGCAGATCCCCGTAGGTGTCGTCCTCCACGATCGTCACGCCGTGGGCGCGGGTGAGGGCCAGGATGCGCTCCCGCCGGGCGCGGCTGAGGGTCATGCCCGTGGGATTGTGGAAGGTGGGCACCGTGAAGAGGAACTTGGCGTCGCCCTTCTGGAGGATGGAGGCGAGCCGGTCGGGGTTGAGGCCGTTGCGGTCCACGGGCACGGGCACGGCTTCCCGGCCCAGGGTGCGGATGAGGGCCAGGGCGCCCACGTAGCAGGGGCTCTCCACCAGCACCCGGTCCCCGGGGATGGTGAGGGATTCCAGCACCAGGGCCAGGCCCGCCTGGGAACCGGGAATGGAGCGGATGCCCCAGCCCGGCGGGACGGGCTCGCCCTCGTCCCGGAGCCAGTCGGCCACGCCGGTGAGGTACGAGGGGTGGCCCGCCGGCGCGGCGTACACCCAGGCTTCGGCATCCAGTTCCTTCATGGTGCGGGTGTACAGGCGGCGGAGCGCATCCCCGGGCAGGAGGTCCGTGGGCGGGAAGGCGGCGGAGAAGCTCACCAGGCTCCGGTTCTGGGCCGCTTCCAGGGTGTCGCCCAGCCAGGGGCCCAGTTCGTCCTCCCGCACCCGCAGGGAGGATCCCTGGAAGGGGAAGGAATCGGGATCCAGCAGGGCCGGGGCCTCGGGCAGGTAGTCGCTCACGAAGCTGCCGCGGCCCGTCACGGTCTGCACCCAGCCCGTGCGCTTGAGCCCCGCCAGGGCCTTGAGCACGGTGAGGCGGTGCACCTTGAACCGCAGCGCCAGGTCCGGCACGGCGGGCAGGCGCATGCCCGGGTTCCACTCGTTGGCCTGGATGAGCGAACGGAGCGTCCGCTGCAACTGCAGATAGAGGGGGCTGGCTGCGCCGGGGTTCAGGGGGGCCGTGGGGATCATGACCCCCAAAGCTTGGGCTCCAAACGGGGAAAAGTCACCCCACGGGGGTCAAAACCGCAGGCCAAGGCAGACCGGTCGCCGGGAAGGGGGCGGTTTTAGGAATTTCCCATACCGGCACAGACCGCCAGATCTTCTTTCCGGATCCCCGCCGATCGCCGGACGCCCAGGGCGGAAACCCCCAGGGCGCCGGGGTCCAGCACCTCCCGGGCCACCCGCTGCACCTGGTCCAGGCTGACCTCCTCGATTTCGGCGATCTGCTGGTCCAGGCTCAGGATGGTGTCCGTGTGCAGGCGCTGGTAGGCCAGGCTGAACATGCGGCTGGTGGCGGATTCCTGGCTGAAGACCAGGTTGGTGCGCAGCTGGAGCTTGGCCCGGTCCAGTTCCTCCCGGGTGATGCCGGCCTCCCGCACCTTGGCGCACTCCGCCGCCGCCCGGCGCACCAGCTCCCGGGCCCGCTCCGGCGCGCAGCTGGCGCTGATCTGCAGGGCTCCGGCGTCCCGGTAGTGGGTGAGGTAGGTGCCCACCTGGTAGCACAGGGCGTTCTTCTCCCGCAGTTCCATGAAGAGCCGGCTGGACATGCCGCCCCCCAGCACGTGGCTGAGCACGCCCACCGCCACCCGGTCCGGGTGCACGTGGGGGGGGGCCGGGAACCCCAGGACGAGGCTGGTCTGCTGCAGTTCCTTGCGGGGGGTGTTGAGGACGAAGGGTCTGGGCCGGCCGGAGGCCGGACGCACCCCGTCGTCCCGGAGACCCCGAGGCAGGGCCTCCAGCACGGGCTGGACCAGGTCCAGGAAGGGCTGGACCTCGATGTCCCCCGCGGCGACGATGAGGATATTGGGGGCCCGGTAGGTCTTGTCGAAGAAGGCCCGCGCCTCGTCCCGGCCGTACGTGCCCACCTGTTCCCGGCGGCCGAGGATGGAGTGGGCCAGGGGGCTGCCCGGCCAGAAGTGGGAGTAGAAGAGCTCGCTCACCCAGTCGTCAGGCTGGTCCTCGCTCTGGCTGATCTCCTCCAGGATGACCTTGCGCTCCCGGGCCAGCTCCTCCCCGTCGAAGGTGGGCGTGGTCACCAGGTCCCCCAGGATGGACACCAGGTCCGGGAGCTTTTCCTTCAGGACCTTGCCGTAAAAGCAGGCGGACTCCTTGCCGGTGAAGGCGTCGAGGCTGCCGCCCAGGTGGTCCGTGGCCTCGGCCATGACCTGGGGCTCCGGGAACTTCGCCGTGCCCTTGAAGACGGTGTGCTCGATGAAGTGGGCCAGGCCCTCCTCCCCCGGGAGTTCCCAGCAGGAGCCCCGCTTCACCCAGAACCCCACGGAGCAGCTGCGCACGCTGGGGATGGGGTCGATGAGGAGCTCGGTGCCGTGGGGGGAGATGGACCGGTAGGGCATCGGAACAGTGTAGCGGCCCCCGGGGCCGAACCCACCTCAGCCTTCGGCCTCCCGTCCCGCCAGTCCCACGGGGGTCCTCTGCAGCTTCCAGCCGCACAGGGCCCAGCACAGCGCCCCGAAGAGCACCAGGGCCAGGATGGAGACGGCCACGGGGCTGGTGATCTGTTCCTGGGCGAGGATCTCCCAGTCCGCCACCATGCCGCCGCGGCTGCCGGAGATGCTTTCG is a genomic window containing:
- a CDS encoding NHLP bacteriocin export ABC transporter permease/ATPase subunit, whose amino-acid sequence is MFRLNASQVTQLARLPHLVAEPVPEGAPKAQDGVRILVEGHADVFIQAFPPGLPERHRDHLFRLEAGDVLMDLPLPVDDPHLRIVVVGSSGARTLGGRLGSFLGSAPGDLAAHLLAAFAGALLEGIAQGLGGGAAGKPILPLRPGASARLAGGTAFALAASQGWIRVASGTGYLLGDSAHPLDASLGPIPLVRGIWLEMGEADGAVEVLGLDEWPEDTRLGDVLDRMVPCLMSWKGRRYTLGERDHLGRQRRQEDAERDRLRRSLAALASLTGRVAGVEAAPASSEMLTACRLTGAHAGITFQEPPRWVLEDPSRDLLTAICRASRVRAREVVLRGTWWKRDAGAILAFLDEGRVPVALLPQRRGGGYFLAREPGSPPVPLDPDLAARLHPFGYTFYRPGPPGPMGALDLLRLAGPSVRNDLGWVLAMALFGGVAGMALPMALGQIMAQAIPQADVRTVGTLFVTLAALTISVTLLDLSRGIAMLRIEGRTAVSLQAAVVDRLLTLPAKFFRGHTVGDLVLRATAVEKAQMVLSGAAVTGLLGAAFSGTQILLLFAFDPTLAWVALGLVLAILGVFAGVVARRNRLEALRRDADRALTGLACQLLTGVVKLRVAAAEGRGFAIWCERLLNAQRVEKRDAGWHQGLTVVTGSLPFVSTLVLMAAVDLWRTGPGGGIQPAAFMAFNAAFSSAMAAAVTLGGSLSLLPQVKPIFDQARPILEAEPEVDPQKPDPGRLRGGLEISRVSFRYLPEGPPILRDISLHAHPGEFVALAGPSGSGKSTLLRLLLGFERPETGVVRYDEHDLDAVDVGSLRSQIGVVLQGSRLLGGSIWQNIVGSSLRTLDEAWAAAEAAGLADDIREMPMGMHTALADGGGTLSGGQRQKLLIARALVHKPRIILFDEATSALDNRTQATVSRSLDRLNATRLVIAHRLSTIRNADRIYVLDQGRLVQDGTFRELGERAGLFRDLALRQRVQ
- a CDS encoding branched-chain amino acid aminotransferase translates to MTALSTSNTARFDVQLAREPLSSEERAKRMQNPGFGKIFTEHMVVIPYSEELGWGKGVLKPYGPIVLDPAASVLHYGQAIFEGFKAYRQPDGHVKTFRPESNAHRFNASARRLAMPELPVDLFVEAADILIRQEKDWVPNAIGESLYLRPFMIATEAALGVKAAKEYLFILIASPSGAYFPQGVKPVTVWISENYVRAAPGGTGSAKCAGNYAASLVAQTEAKAEGCDQVVWLDAVHRRYIEEMGGMNIFFVYKEGGETVVVTPMLTGTLLPGITRLSLLEIAKKLGFRAEERRISVDDWREAILEGRMTEAFACGTAAVITPIGTVKSAHGEWQINRGETGPVASQLREALLNLQHGVDADLNGWMHQVC
- a CDS encoding aminotransferase-like domain-containing protein, encoding MIPTAPLNPGAASPLYLQLQRTLRSLIQANEWNPGMRLPAVPDLALRFKVHRLTVLKALAGLKRTGWVQTVTGRGSFVSDYLPEAPALLDPDSFPFQGSSLRVREDELGPWLGDTLEAAQNRSLVSFSAAFPPTDLLPGDALRRLYTRTMKELDAEAWVYAAPAGHPSYLTGVADWLRDEGEPVPPGWGIRSIPGSQAGLALVLESLTIPGDRVLVESPCYVGALALIRTLGREAVPVPVDRNGLNPDRLASILQKGDAKFLFTVPTFHNPTGMTLSRARRERILALTRAHGVTIVEDDTYGDLRFIGGRTPSFRSLPGAEHVIHLGSFSKSVAAGLRLGYIIAPDAVLGRLALVQEVHTIALPTLSQAVIGHFLESGGFRRHLVRIRKALRERRDAMLEAIQASFPRDAEVTEPKGGMHLWVVLPEDVSALDLHREAISHGLGFAPGPLFFPDGRGTNCLRLNFSTHAPSVTREAIERLGGLIHARPGVSPPKELP
- a CDS encoding M16 family metallopeptidase encodes the protein MPYRSISPHGTELLIDPIPSVRSCSVGFWVKRGSCWELPGEEGLAHFIEHTVFKGTAKFPEPQVMAEATDHLGGSLDAFTGKESACFYGKVLKEKLPDLVSILGDLVTTPTFDGEELARERKVILEEISQSEDQPDDWVSELFYSHFWPGSPLAHSILGRREQVGTYGRDEARAFFDKTYRAPNILIVAAGDIEVQPFLDLVQPVLEALPRGLRDDGVRPASGRPRPFVLNTPRKELQQTSLVLGFPAPPHVHPDRVAVGVLSHVLGGGMSSRLFMELREKNALCYQVGTYLTHYRDAGALQISASCAPERARELVRRAAAECAKVREAGITREELDRAKLQLRTNLVFSQESATSRMFSLAYQRLHTDTILSLDQQIAEIEEVSLDQVQRVAREVLDPGALGVSALGVRRSAGIRKEDLAVCAGMGNS